Genomic DNA from Syntrophorhabdaceae bacterium:
GAAAAAGGATTTCGTCATCATTGGAGGGCTGGCCAAGAATCCAGGAATAATAAACCGGGTGGAAAGTATCCTGAAGATAAGCAGGCTGGCTCCTAAGTCTGAATGGGATCCTGCATTAACACCTGCCCTGGGTGCGGCTCTGTATGCGAATGGTTTCTACAAGAGGCAAGGATAACCAGGTACTGTCAGCGTAATTGTATCTGGTGTTTTGTTTTACATGGCAAATGTTATATAGATAGAATGTGGACTTAGAACGGCATTGGATCCCGATATACGCGATATAAAGGAGGTGAGGGGGTTTCGCGAAGAGAAAGACCTGGCGGGCGTTGCACCGGCCCATGCTTTGCGAGGAAGTGATTCAAATAACATGAAGAATGCTTTGTCGACAGCATGCAGCATGGATTTGTTGATGCTGTAAAGCTTCAAAAAAAGAACCGATAAGGGGGAATTATGAAAGCTTTGACAAAGGTATTATTTGTGGGTCTTTTGGTATTCGGTCTTTACACCTCTCTCATCGCGGCAGATCCGATCCTCCTGGGTGTCCCGACTTCGCTGAAACTCTTAGAGGGCTATGAAAGCCACAGGGCGGTAGTCCTGGCCGTAGAAGAGATTAATGCAAAAGGCGGCGTCACTGTAGGGAACGAAAAGCGATTATTCAAGGTAGAATCACTTGACATTCGGGACGGCGAACCCGGAGTCCCGGTTTCCGAAGCGCTTCTCGGTATCGAGAAAATCATTCTCCATAAGAAGGTATATGCAACACTCGTGGGCAATTTCAGGTCTGAAGCGCTACTCGCTGCTATGGACATCTATTCAAAGTACAAGGTCATCAATATTGGAAGTATCCCGATGTCGCCAAAATTCCAGCAAAAGGTTCTGAGCAACCCGGAAAAATACAAATATTCATTTAGAGTATGTCTTGAAGCAACGGGCCTTTCCAGATACATGAGCGGCTTGATGAAATTGATTGGAAAGGATTTTGGTTACAACAAGGTATTTATAGCCACCCAGGATGTCCTGTGGGCAACGGCAACGGGTTCCATGATGGAAAAATGGTACAAGGATAACGGCTGGACAGTACTTGGTTTTGAGAAGTATCCCACCGGGGCTTCAGATTTTTCTACTACTCTGATGAAGGCAAAATCGGGCGGCGCACAGCTTATCCTGGTCATATTCGACATGCCTACCAGCGGGATCCTCGTTAAACAGTGGAAGAGCATGAAGATCCCCGCCCTGATGGCAGGATATAACGGGCCGCTTATGGGTTCAAGGGCGTGGCAGACCTTTGGAGAAGACATTGAGGATTCACTGAATATCATAGAAGACATAGGCCCTATTCCGGTGAGGGCTTACCCCCCGGCGACAAAATTTTACGAGGCATACACAAAAAGATGGAAAGAAAGCCCTCAGGCAGGCCACGGGGTTGGCGCCTCATACGATGCGGTGTACATGCTCTCTGCTGCAATTGAAAAAGCGGGAACGTTAGACCCAGATAAAGTATCTGCCGCTCTTGCCGAGACCGATATGACAGGAGTGGTGGGCAGGCTAAAATTCGACAAAGGACATCAGTTGATCTATGGAGAAGACCCGAAGACAGGCGGATTAGGTGTTTGGTTCCAGTGGAAGAAGGGTGAAAGGGTTATCGTATATCCTGAATCCGTAGCTGAGGGAAAGATCGTCAAACCTTCGTGGGTGAAATAGACATATGCTCGTATACGGCCTCATAAACAGCGCTGTCCTGGCGGTCATGGCCCTGGGCTTTAACCTCACCTTCGGCATAAGCGGGGTGGCAAATTTTGCCTATGGGGCCATATACGTGGTATCAGGCTTTCTCACCTGGACGCTCATAAACCATCTTGATCTTCCCTACGCGCTTTCTGTGATCCTTACCATTATCATCATCGGTGTCTTCGGGGGGTTTATCTATAAACTCATCATCAGGGGGATCAGGGGGCTTGTGATCTCAGAGGTCATAGCAACATTGGGGATTTCTATTGTGATCCTTGAATACATAGAAGTTTTTTATAACAGTATCCGGAGGCGCTCGGTATTGAACTATTTATCTCTTTATGGAATACGAGAGGAAACATATGGTAGCCTCTAACTGTGTGTCCGTGAAAACGGGAGAAGATCATGTCCAAAAAGGTCAC
This window encodes:
- a CDS encoding ABC transporter substrate-binding protein; protein product: MKALTKVLFVGLLVFGLYTSLIAADPILLGVPTSLKLLEGYESHRAVVLAVEEINAKGGVTVGNEKRLFKVESLDIRDGEPGVPVSEALLGIEKIILHKKVYATLVGNFRSEALLAAMDIYSKYKVINIGSIPMSPKFQQKVLSNPEKYKYSFRVCLEATGLSRYMSGLMKLIGKDFGYNKVFIATQDVLWATATGSMMEKWYKDNGWTVLGFEKYPTGASDFSTTLMKAKSGGAQLILVIFDMPTSGILVKQWKSMKIPALMAGYNGPLMGSRAWQTFGEDIEDSLNIIEDIGPIPVRAYPPATKFYEAYTKRWKESPQAGHGVGASYDAVYMLSAAIEKAGTLDPDKVSAALAETDMTGVVGRLKFDKGHQLIYGEDPKTGGLGVWFQWKKGERVIVYPESVAEGKIVKPSWVK